The Candidatus Alcyoniella australis genome has a segment encoding these proteins:
- a CDS encoding DUF4870 domain-containing protein: PPPPPPPPPPPPPPPANEAAEQSSDKLKEDEKVLGLLAHLFYLLCCIGPIVNLILWQVWKDPASGKSRELIFQLKQACFFQTAFIAVFFVIGIVQGVLGFIGIPVIGFLLTVLSLAISVLGLVLAIMAAIKVGQGEHYEYPVLGEKLKQSGI; this comes from the coding sequence CGCCGCCTCCCCCTCCGCCTCCTCCGCCGCCGCCTCCCCCTCCGCCTGCGAACGAAGCTGCGGAGCAGTCATCGGACAAGCTCAAAGAGGATGAGAAAGTCTTGGGACTGTTGGCCCACTTGTTCTACCTACTGTGCTGCATCGGCCCGATCGTCAACCTGATCCTCTGGCAGGTATGGAAGGATCCGGCCTCGGGCAAGAGCCGCGAGCTGATCTTTCAGCTCAAGCAGGCCTGCTTTTTCCAGACGGCGTTTATCGCCGTATTTTTCGTGATCGGTATCGTCCAGGGCGTGTTGGGCTTCATCGGCATACCGGTGATCGGGTTTCTGCTCACCGTGTTGAGTCTGGCCATCAGCGTGCTGGGCCTGGTGCTCGCGATCATGGCCGCGATCAAGGTCGGCCAGGGCGAGCACTACGAATATCCGGTGCTCGGCGAGAAGCTCAAACAGTCCGGAATTTAA
- a CDS encoding TraR/DksA family transcriptional regulator encodes MRKRDLDKFRKLLLTKRDVILNKTRKTRTDGSLHSSEDMRDDGDHARFASEQAFNLRMLDKDQKLLRELDHALKKFETGEYGICEGTGEPIDLKRLQLRPWTRYSVEHKRSLEKERKSLRKIEREAERSTRLG; translated from the coding sequence ATGAGAAAAAGAGACCTCGACAAGTTCCGCAAGTTGCTTTTGACCAAGCGCGACGTGATTCTGAACAAGACCAGAAAGACCCGAACCGACGGCAGCCTGCACTCTTCCGAGGATATGCGCGACGACGGCGACCACGCCCGCTTCGCTTCGGAGCAAGCGTTCAACCTACGAATGCTTGACAAGGACCAGAAGCTACTGCGCGAGCTGGACCACGCGCTGAAGAAGTTCGAGACCGGCGAATACGGTATCTGCGAGGGCACCGGCGAGCCGATCGACCTCAAGCGCCTGCAACTGCGCCCCTGGACGCGCTACAGCGTCGAGCACAAGCGCAGTCTGGAAAAAGAGCGCAAGAGCCTGCGCAAGATCGAACGCGAGGCCGAACGCAGCACCCGCCTGGGTTAA
- a CDS encoding methylmalonyl-CoA mutase family protein, producing MPDGIEQGRKAWQEKVVDKTLAKRPERKPDFKTTSDIKVERLYTPLDLEHQDYERDLGFPGSYPYTRGVQPTMFRGRFWTFRQYSGFGDAASTNERFKYLLDHGQTGLSIAFDLPTQMGYDSDNPLAAGEVGKVGVAIDSLDDMRTLFEGIPLDKVSTSMTINSTAAVLLAMYLVLAQSQGVPFDKVRGTIQNDVLKEYMARGTYIFPPSPSMRIISDIFAFCSEQAPQFNTISISGYHIREAGCSAVQEVAFTLADGIAYVRAAIDAGLDVDAFAGRLSFFFNAHNNLIEEVAKFRAARRMWARIMRERFKAKDPRSWTMRFHTQTAGSMLTAQQPDNNVVRVTLQALAAVLGGTQSLHTNSRDEALALPSEQAVTIALRTQQLIAEESGVSETIDPLAGSYFVESLTDQIETKALEYIERIDQMGGMVEAILAGYPQREIQDKAYQWQRAVDADERVVVGVNRYVQQNEDCAGDQEILRVDPRIEQQQVERIAKLRAARDEAALQSKLELLRRMAHGTENLMPPIIEAVRAQGTLGEISNALRDVFGEFQEVIVV from the coding sequence ATGCCCGATGGTATCGAGCAGGGTCGGAAAGCCTGGCAGGAAAAGGTCGTGGACAAGACCCTGGCCAAGCGTCCCGAACGTAAACCCGATTTTAAAACGACCTCTGACATCAAGGTCGAGCGGCTGTACACGCCGTTGGACCTTGAGCATCAAGATTACGAGCGCGACCTGGGATTCCCCGGCAGCTATCCCTACACGCGCGGAGTCCAGCCCACAATGTTCCGCGGCCGGTTCTGGACGTTCCGCCAATACTCGGGTTTCGGCGACGCGGCCTCGACCAACGAGCGCTTCAAGTATTTGCTCGACCACGGTCAGACCGGACTGTCGATCGCCTTCGACCTGCCCACGCAGATGGGCTACGACTCGGACAACCCGCTGGCGGCCGGCGAGGTGGGCAAGGTCGGCGTGGCCATCGACTCGCTCGATGACATGCGCACGCTGTTCGAGGGCATCCCGTTGGATAAAGTCAGCACCTCGATGACGATCAACTCCACGGCCGCCGTGCTGCTGGCGATGTATCTGGTGCTGGCCCAGAGCCAGGGCGTGCCCTTTGATAAAGTACGCGGCACGATCCAGAACGACGTGCTCAAGGAGTACATGGCGCGCGGCACCTACATCTTCCCGCCGAGCCCCTCGATGCGGATCATCTCCGACATCTTCGCCTTTTGTTCGGAACAGGCTCCGCAGTTCAACACGATCAGCATCTCGGGTTACCACATCCGCGAGGCCGGCTGCTCGGCGGTCCAGGAGGTCGCGTTCACGCTGGCCGACGGCATCGCCTACGTACGGGCGGCGATCGACGCCGGTCTGGACGTCGACGCCTTCGCCGGACGGCTGAGCTTCTTTTTCAACGCCCACAACAACCTGATCGAGGAGGTCGCCAAATTCCGCGCGGCCCGACGGATGTGGGCACGGATCATGCGCGAGCGCTTCAAGGCCAAGGACCCGCGCTCGTGGACCATGCGCTTCCACACCCAGACCGCGGGCTCGATGCTCACCGCGCAGCAGCCGGACAACAACGTGGTGCGCGTGACGCTCCAGGCGCTGGCCGCGGTGCTCGGCGGAACCCAGAGCCTGCACACCAACAGCCGCGACGAGGCGCTGGCCCTGCCCTCGGAACAGGCGGTGACCATCGCCCTGCGCACGCAGCAGCTGATCGCCGAGGAATCGGGAGTCTCCGAGACCATTGATCCGTTGGCCGGCAGCTACTTCGTCGAGTCGCTCACCGACCAGATCGAGACCAAGGCGCTGGAGTACATCGAGCGCATCGATCAGATGGGCGGGATGGTCGAGGCGATCCTCGCCGGCTACCCCCAACGCGAAATCCAGGACAAGGCCTATCAGTGGCAGCGCGCGGTCGACGCGGACGAGCGCGTGGTCGTAGGCGTCAACCGCTACGTTCAACAAAACGAGGACTGCGCGGGAGACCAGGAGATACTGCGCGTCGACCCACGGATCGAACAACAGCAGGTCGAGCGAATCGCCAAGCTGCGCGCGGCCCGCGACGAGGCGGCATTGCAATCCAAGCTCGAGCTGCTGCGCCGCATGGCGCACGGCACCGAAAACCTGATGCCGCCGATCATCGAGGCGGTCCGGGCGCAGGGC